A region of Massilia sp. WG5 DNA encodes the following proteins:
- a CDS encoding Bax inhibitor-1 family protein, translating into MIPNLQKTYDVSASGAVRHRVLRNTYWLLALSMIPTVLGAFIGVQARLPIMGGGLGFLLFFAIAFGFIFAIEKTKNSAAGVPVLLGFTFFMGLMLTPLLRYTLGFANGGALIMGAFGGTAVVFAAMATVATVSKRDFSGMGSWLFAGTIVLILASVANIFLHLAALHLVVLVLAMGIFSAWLIFDVQRVINGGETNYITATLSIYLDLYNIFTALLQLLGIGFGNRD; encoded by the coding sequence ATGATTCCCAATCTGCAGAAAACTTATGACGTCTCGGCCAGCGGCGCCGTACGCCATCGCGTACTGCGCAATACCTACTGGCTGCTCGCCCTGTCGATGATCCCGACCGTGCTCGGCGCCTTCATCGGCGTGCAGGCGCGCCTGCCGATCATGGGCGGCGGCCTCGGTTTCCTGCTGTTCTTCGCGATCGCCTTCGGCTTCATCTTCGCGATCGAGAAGACCAAGAACTCGGCGGCCGGCGTGCCGGTGCTGCTCGGCTTCACCTTCTTCATGGGCCTGATGCTGACCCCACTGCTGCGCTACACCCTGGGCTTCGCCAACGGCGGCGCGCTGATCATGGGCGCCTTCGGCGGCACGGCCGTCGTGTTCGCGGCGATGGCGACGGTAGCGACCGTGTCCAAGCGCGACTTCTCCGGCATGGGCAGCTGGCTGTTCGCCGGCACCATCGTGCTCATCCTGGCGTCGGTGGCCAACATCTTCCTGCACCTGGCCGCGCTGCACCTGGTCGTGCTGGTGCTGGCGATGGGCATCTTCTCGGCCTGGCTGATCTTCGACGTCCAGCGCGTCATCAATGGCGGCGAAACCAACTACATCACCGCCACCCTGTCGATCTACCTGGACCTGTACAACATCTTCACCGCCCTGCTGCAACTGCTCGGCATCGGCTTCGGCAACCGCGATTGA
- a CDS encoding ATP-binding protein, with the protein MTTFGLEGDSMEAATRDFHLLDTSGAVRAGYHLHDWSGSPLGLPDQWDPALRNAVSLMLESEFPMYIAWGPRLILLYNAAYISLLDGRHPSTLGAPLLDAWPDQWPGMKPLAERALGGHSTYGEDVPRTIRRAGKPYHGWFTLAYSPVRDSGGAVRGFLCVTSETTPRVQLERRHAVQLQVVDSLRRLHHPSDIVESACALLGKHLELDHACYVEGDGTGAGFEVMHDWARDGASALAGRRARIKDFGPAALALLHTGAPLAIRDTTSDPRLAERGERYAAAGARAILALPRLRRGQLQAALVGYATSARTWDEEECKLAADIAERSWEALDRMSAEQALRNAVARQTTLLDMNEFRLELADLLRRLDDPAQIFVQTAAMLGRFLQVSRVLYGDYDADRQLVTFHSNYTDGMVTELSGTFPAALFGAANFVALAQGATMVASDLQRDPRTGAPDTWPTFAALQIRSCVVVPVHHNGALTTCLLINDNLPRVWSADIVRLIEDVAERSWSALERVRAEEALRLADRRKDEFLAMLAHELRNPLAPISAAAQLLTMGPSDSGRVERTSAIIARQVAHMTGLIDDLLDVSRVTRGLVVLARDEVDLRRVIDDAVEQVRPLIESRRHELSLELALDTGPVIVEGDYKRLVQVLANLLNNAAKYTPEGGRLGMWMGASPDHVLVSVKDNGIGIAADLLPTVFDLFAQAERTPDRAQGGLGLGLALVKSLVELHGGMVTASSEGRNMGTEFTVRLPRRHAVAVTSGAPDAPAEAAADGARGLKLMLVDDNEDAAMTLGLLLEASGHAVTVMHDPHQALARAAGERYDVFLLDIGLPGMSGVELARRLRKLRGSEKAVLMAISGYGQQSDRADAQEAGFDRYFVKPVDAEELIGALAEVSAWR; encoded by the coding sequence ATGACGACTTTCGGACTCGAAGGCGATAGCATGGAAGCGGCCACGCGCGACTTTCATCTCCTCGATACTTCCGGCGCGGTGCGCGCCGGATACCACCTGCATGACTGGTCGGGTTCGCCGCTCGGCCTGCCCGACCAATGGGATCCGGCGCTGCGCAACGCGGTCAGCCTGATGCTCGAGTCGGAGTTCCCCATGTACATTGCATGGGGTCCCCGACTGATCCTGCTCTACAACGCCGCCTATATTTCCCTGCTCGACGGCAGGCATCCGTCCACCCTCGGCGCGCCCCTGCTCGATGCCTGGCCCGACCAGTGGCCCGGCATGAAGCCGCTGGCCGAACGCGCCCTGGGCGGCCACTCGACCTATGGCGAAGACGTGCCGCGCACGATCCGCCGCGCCGGCAAGCCCTACCACGGCTGGTTCACGCTGGCCTACTCGCCGGTGCGCGACAGCGGCGGCGCGGTGCGCGGCTTTCTGTGCGTCACCAGCGAAACCACGCCGCGCGTGCAGCTCGAACGCCGCCACGCGGTGCAGCTGCAGGTGGTCGACAGCCTGCGCCGCCTGCACCATCCGTCCGACATCGTCGAAAGCGCCTGCGCCCTGCTCGGCAAGCATCTCGAGCTCGACCATGCCTGCTACGTCGAGGGCGACGGTACCGGCGCCGGTTTCGAAGTCATGCACGACTGGGCGCGCGACGGCGCCTCCGCGCTGGCCGGACGGCGCGCCCGCATCAAGGATTTCGGGCCGGCGGCGCTGGCCCTGCTGCACACCGGCGCGCCGCTGGCGATCCGCGACACCACCAGCGACCCGCGCCTGGCCGAGCGCGGCGAACGCTATGCGGCGGCCGGCGCACGCGCGATCCTGGCGCTGCCGCGCCTGCGCCGCGGCCAGCTGCAGGCGGCCCTGGTCGGCTACGCCACCAGCGCCCGCACCTGGGACGAGGAAGAATGCAAGCTCGCCGCCGACATCGCCGAGCGCAGCTGGGAAGCGCTGGACCGCATGTCGGCCGAGCAGGCGCTGCGCAACGCGGTGGCGCGCCAGACCACGCTGCTGGACATGAACGAGTTCCGCCTCGAGCTGGCCGACCTGCTGCGCCGCCTCGACGACCCGGCCCAGATCTTCGTCCAGACCGCCGCCATGCTGGGCCGCTTCCTGCAGGTCAGCCGGGTGCTGTACGGCGACTACGACGCCGACCGCCAGCTGGTCACCTTCCACTCGAACTATACCGACGGCATGGTGACCGAACTGAGCGGCACCTTCCCGGCGGCCCTGTTCGGCGCCGCCAACTTCGTCGCGCTGGCGCAGGGCGCCACCATGGTCGCCAGCGACCTGCAGCGCGATCCGCGCACTGGCGCCCCGGACACCTGGCCGACCTTCGCCGCGCTGCAGATCCGCTCCTGCGTGGTGGTGCCGGTGCACCACAACGGCGCGCTGACCACCTGCCTGCTCATCAACGACAACCTGCCGCGGGTCTGGAGCGCCGACATCGTGCGCCTGATCGAGGACGTCGCCGAGCGTTCCTGGAGCGCGCTCGAGCGCGTGCGCGCCGAGGAAGCGCTGCGCCTGGCCGACCGCCGCAAGGACGAGTTCCTGGCGATGCTGGCGCATGAGCTCCGCAATCCGCTGGCGCCGATCTCGGCCGCCGCCCAGCTGCTGACCATGGGCCCTTCCGACAGCGGCCGCGTGGAGCGCACCAGCGCCATCATCGCGCGCCAGGTGGCGCACATGACCGGCCTGATCGACGACCTGCTGGACGTCTCGCGCGTGACCCGCGGCCTGGTGGTGCTGGCGCGCGACGAGGTCGATCTGCGCCGCGTGATCGACGACGCGGTCGAGCAGGTGCGCCCGCTGATCGAGTCGCGCCGCCACGAACTGAGCCTGGAGCTGGCGCTGGATACCGGCCCGGTGATCGTCGAAGGCGACTACAAGCGCCTGGTGCAGGTGCTGGCCAACCTGCTCAACAATGCCGCCAAGTACACGCCGGAAGGCGGCCGCCTGGGCATGTGGATGGGCGCCTCACCCGATCATGTGCTGGTCAGCGTGAAGGACAACGGCATCGGCATCGCCGCCGACCTGCTGCCGACCGTGTTCGACCTGTTCGCGCAGGCCGAGCGCACGCCCGACCGCGCACAGGGCGGCCTGGGCCTGGGCCTGGCGCTGGTGAAGAGCCTGGTCGAGCTGCACGGCGGGATGGTGACCGCATCCAGCGAGGGCCGCAACATGGGCACCGAGTTCACGGTGCGCCTGCCGCGCCGGCACGCCGTAGCGGTTACTTCCGGCGCGCCGGACGCCCCGGCCGAGGCGGCGGCCGACGGCGCCCGCGGCCTGAAGCTGATGCTGGTGGACGACAACGAAGACGCGGCCATGACCCTGGGCCTGCTGCTGGAGGCGAGCGGTCATGCGGTGACGGTGATGCACGACCCGCACCAGGCGCTCGCGCGCGCCGCCGGCGAACGCTACGACGTGTTCCTGCTGGACATCGGACTGCCGGGCATGAGCGGCGTCGAACTGGCGCGCCGTCTGCGCAAGCTGCGGGGTTCGGAGAAGGCGGTGCTGATGGCGATTTCGGGCTACGGGCAGCAGTCGGACCGTGCGGATGCCCAGGAGGCCGGCTTCGACCGGTATTTCGTGAAGCCGGTGGATGCGGAAGAACTGATCGGTGCGCTGGCCGAGGTAAGCGCCTGGCGCTGA
- the ndk gene encoding nucleoside-diphosphate kinase, which produces MAIERTLSIIKPDAVAKNVIGQIYSRFEGAGLKIVAARMAQLSRAEAEGFYAVHKERPFFKDLVDFMISGPVMIQVLEGEGAIAKNRELMGATDPKKADKGTIRADFADSIDANAVHGSDAAETAAVEIAYYFPALNVYSR; this is translated from the coding sequence ATGGCAATCGAACGCACCCTGTCGATCATCAAGCCCGACGCAGTTGCAAAAAACGTGATCGGTCAAATCTATAGCCGCTTCGAAGGCGCTGGCCTGAAGATCGTCGCAGCCCGCATGGCCCAGCTGTCGCGCGCTGAAGCGGAAGGCTTCTACGCCGTCCACAAGGAGCGTCCGTTCTTCAAGGATCTGGTCGACTTCATGATTTCCGGTCCGGTCATGATCCAGGTGCTGGAAGGCGAAGGCGCGATTGCCAAGAACCGCGAACTGATGGGCGCCACCGACCCGAAGAAGGCCGACAAGGGCACCATCCGCGCCGACTTCGCCGACTCCATCGACGCCAACGCCGTGCACGGTTCGGACGCTGCGGAAACCGCCGCTGTCGAGATCGCGTACTACTTCCCGGCGCTGAACGTCTACTCGCGTTAA
- a CDS encoding TonB-dependent receptor produces the protein MKKIQPTLIASAILFAYAPAFAQTQSRITPDGGQVINEGKVQQVVVTANPLRNGEGDQILTPAKVLAGDELRDKVGSSLGETLQNELGVSASAFGAGASRPIIRGMEGSRVKMLENGMATSDVSGLSNDHAVASEGAVARQIEILRGPAALLYGSGAIGGLVNVVNERIPTALEDKPTGQAESRYSTVDNGRNLSGSMDGAVGHVGLHIDGNWRDTNDYRIPGSRVLGDPASGGGRLPDSDTSERSIGAGASYIRDWGYVGVSANHLSNNYGIPSAEGSRIDQRQNRYDLDSLVHDPFTGFESARLKAGFTDYRHAELGEDLAPQVIFSNRSFESRLELTHKPLTGLHNLHGTFGVQTENTHFSALSAAGGPDTVPVTHSTSSAAFLVEETSLGPVRLNAGARYENVRREPVGNAERSFNLGSGSVGALWPFTKGYSAGATLSYAQRAPSTDELYSGGPHDATLTFDLGDANLKKEVSRNIELSLQKDTGMLRWKANLFRNNVSDFIYGHITDLSLDQDGNAGGSFRQRLFQQAPAHIQGAEAELTWNAVGMGWNGRLFADGSRGELDSGDSLPLQPADRIGASLGYRQADWRAGLSWTHARGQDRLAAFESTPTPAYNLVDANLSYTQKLEHTDLTWFLLAKNLLNQDIRLSTSLLKDISPLPGRNLVFGVRAKF, from the coding sequence ATGAAAAAGATTCAACCGACGCTGATCGCCAGCGCGATCCTGTTCGCCTACGCCCCTGCCTTCGCCCAGACGCAGTCCCGGATCACGCCGGACGGCGGCCAGGTCATCAATGAAGGCAAGGTCCAGCAGGTGGTGGTCACCGCCAATCCGCTGCGCAATGGCGAAGGCGACCAGATCCTGACCCCGGCCAAGGTGCTGGCCGGCGACGAGCTGCGCGACAAGGTCGGCAGCTCGCTCGGCGAGACCCTGCAGAACGAGCTGGGCGTGTCCGCCTCGGCCTTCGGCGCCGGAGCCTCGCGCCCGATCATCCGCGGCATGGAGGGTTCGCGCGTGAAGATGCTGGAGAACGGCATGGCGACCTCGGACGTGTCCGGCCTGTCGAACGACCACGCGGTCGCTTCCGAAGGCGCGGTGGCGCGCCAGATCGAGATCCTGCGCGGCCCCGCCGCCCTGCTGTACGGCTCCGGCGCGATCGGCGGCCTGGTCAACGTCGTCAACGAACGCATCCCGACCGCGCTCGAAGACAAGCCCACCGGCCAGGCCGAGAGCCGTTACAGCACGGTCGACAACGGCCGCAACCTGTCCGGCTCGATGGACGGCGCGGTCGGCCACGTCGGCCTGCATATCGACGGCAACTGGCGCGACACCAACGATTACAGGATCCCCGGCAGCCGCGTGCTGGGCGACCCGGCCTCCGGCGGCGGCCGGCTGCCGGACAGCGATACCAGCGAGCGCAGCATCGGCGCCGGCGCCTCCTACATCCGCGACTGGGGCTATGTGGGCGTGTCCGCGAACCACCTGTCGAACAACTACGGCATCCCGAGCGCGGAAGGTTCGCGCATCGACCAGCGCCAGAACCGCTACGACCTCGACAGCCTCGTGCACGATCCCTTCACGGGCTTCGAGAGCGCGCGCCTGAAGGCCGGCTTCACCGACTACCGCCACGCCGAGCTGGGCGAGGACCTGGCGCCCCAGGTCATCTTCAGCAACCGCTCCTTCGAATCGCGCCTGGAGCTGACCCACAAGCCGCTCACCGGCCTGCACAACCTGCACGGCACCTTCGGCGTGCAGACCGAGAACACCCACTTCTCGGCGCTCTCGGCGGCGGGCGGTCCGGACACGGTGCCGGTCACGCATTCGACGTCCAGCGCGGCCTTCCTGGTCGAAGAGACTTCGCTCGGCCCGGTTCGCCTGAACGCCGGCGCGCGCTACGAGAACGTGCGCCGCGAACCGGTCGGCAACGCCGAGCGCAGTTTCAACCTGGGCTCCGGCTCGGTCGGCGCGCTGTGGCCGTTCACGAAGGGCTATAGCGCCGGCGCCACGCTGTCGTATGCCCAGCGCGCGCCGTCCACCGACGAGCTTTACTCGGGCGGCCCGCACGACGCCACCCTGACCTTCGACCTCGGCGACGCCAATCTGAAGAAGGAGGTCTCGCGCAACATCGAGCTCTCGCTGCAGAAGGACACCGGCATGCTGCGCTGGAAGGCGAACCTGTTCCGCAACAACGTGTCCGACTTCATCTACGGCCACATCACCGACCTCAGCCTTGACCAGGACGGCAATGCCGGCGGCAGCTTCCGCCAGCGCCTGTTCCAGCAGGCCCCGGCCCACATCCAGGGCGCGGAAGCCGAACTGACGTGGAACGCGGTGGGCATGGGCTGGAACGGCCGCCTGTTCGCCGACGGCTCACGCGGCGAGCTCGACAGCGGCGACAGCCTGCCGCTGCAGCCGGCCGACCGCATCGGCGCCAGCCTCGGCTACCGCCAGGCCGACTGGCGCGCCGGCCTGTCCTGGACCCACGCGCGCGGCCAGGACCGCTTGGCCGCCTTCGAGAGCACGCCGACCCCGGCCTACAACCTGGTCGACGCCAACCTCTCGTACACGCAGAAGCTGGAGCACACCGACCTGACCTGGTTCCTGCTGGCGAAAAACCTGCTGAACCAGGACATTCGCCTGTCGACTTCGCTGCTGAAGGATATTTCGCCACTGCCTGGCCGGAACCTCGTGTTCGGCGTCCGCGCCAAGTTTTAA
- a CDS encoding helix-turn-helix domain-containing protein — protein sequence MTTMSSERADEPTTPDSRHDIPGKVLAAQREAMGWTVEQVADQLKLAVRQVVALEAGDYAALPSPAVTRGFVRAYAKLMKLDPAPLVARIAIDTPGHEEAGAAPVRRPAPASFSQAKFPSHGKRSSLPLGWIAGAVVVVAAAAAAWHFGLIPSGQRGETGVASVPAPSAASPDAAHGSATETLQNPSVPLISVPGPASAPAADGAAATPGGAAAGPVVNVPATTATGAPPTTVPAAPASPVTSQNPAPATPAAAAQPAAAGANALVLRVREDAWIEVRPAKGGAPMIKRLVKAGSTETVNVDQPVRVIIGNPGAVSASLRGAPVALPPQPGKTYSLVNLQ from the coding sequence ATGACGACGATGAGTTCCGAGCGTGCAGACGAGCCGACGACGCCCGACAGCCGGCATGACATCCCGGGCAAGGTGCTGGCAGCCCAACGCGAAGCCATGGGCTGGACGGTGGAGCAGGTTGCCGACCAGCTGAAACTGGCGGTGCGCCAGGTGGTGGCGCTGGAGGCGGGCGACTATGCGGCCTTGCCGAGTCCGGCCGTGACGCGCGGTTTCGTGCGCGCCTATGCCAAGCTGATGAAACTCGATCCGGCCCCGCTGGTGGCGCGGATCGCGATCGATACGCCGGGCCATGAAGAGGCCGGCGCGGCCCCGGTGCGGCGTCCGGCCCCGGCCTCGTTCTCGCAGGCGAAGTTCCCTTCGCACGGCAAGCGCTCCTCGCTGCCGCTGGGCTGGATCGCCGGCGCCGTGGTGGTCGTGGCCGCTGCCGCTGCGGCCTGGCATTTCGGCCTGATCCCATCCGGCCAGCGTGGCGAAACCGGCGTGGCCAGTGTGCCGGCGCCGAGCGCCGCCTCGCCCGACGCCGCCCACGGCAGCGCGACCGAGACCCTGCAGAATCCGTCGGTGCCGCTGATTTCCGTGCCGGGCCCGGCCAGCGCACCGGCCGCCGATGGCGCGGCCGCCACGCCGGGCGGCGCTGCTGCCGGCCCGGTCGTGAACGTGCCGGCCACCACCGCCACCGGCGCGCCGCCGACCACGGTGCCGGCCGCGCCGGCCAGTCCGGTGACCAGCCAGAACCCGGCCCCTGCAACGCCGGCTGCCGCCGCGCAGCCCGCCGCCGCCGGCGCCAACGCGCTGGTGCTGAGAGTGCGCGAGGACGCCTGGATCGAAGTGCGTCCGGCCAAGGGCGGCGCCCCGATGATCAAGCGCCTGGTCAAGGCCGGCAGCACCGAAACCGTGAACGTCGACCAGCCGGTGCGCGTCATCATCGGCAACCCGGGCGCCGTCTCGGCCAGCCTGCGCGGCGCCCCGGTGGCGCTGCCGCCGCAGCCGGGCAAGACTTACTCACTGGTTAACTTGCAATAA
- the pilW gene encoding type IV pilus biogenesis/stability protein PilW — protein MKPTRSGLAGAVFAMGALTLLAGCASQDESPRELRTASDQTAAENRAQIRLQLAVGYFQDRKYEIALDEVKKAIAATPDYADAYGLRALIYTAMGENALADDNYRHALRLAPRNPDLANNYGLFLCDAGGRPDQALGFFESALKNPQYRSPVKAMVNAGNCSLKLKNIDAAERYLLDALRYEPELPAIQAGLARVYFERRDYTRAGFFINRLTEAAKLDALSADVLWLAIRVKHMLGDRTTEATLAAQLRKRFPGSPEYAAFERGAFNE, from the coding sequence TTGAAGCCGACGCGGTCCGGACTGGCCGGCGCTGTTTTCGCGATGGGTGCCTTGACCCTGCTGGCCGGGTGCGCCAGCCAGGACGAGTCGCCGCGCGAACTCAGGACGGCATCCGACCAGACGGCCGCGGAAAACCGCGCCCAGATCCGCCTGCAGCTGGCGGTCGGCTATTTCCAGGACCGCAAATACGAGATCGCGCTGGACGAGGTCAAGAAAGCGATCGCCGCCACCCCCGACTATGCCGACGCCTACGGCCTGCGCGCCCTGATCTACACCGCGATGGGCGAGAACGCGCTGGCCGACGACAACTACCGGCATGCGCTGCGCCTGGCGCCGCGCAATCCCGACCTGGCCAACAACTACGGGCTGTTTCTGTGCGACGCCGGCGGCAGGCCGGACCAGGCGCTCGGCTTTTTCGAGTCGGCGCTGAAGAATCCGCAGTACCGCTCGCCGGTCAAGGCCATGGTGAATGCCGGCAACTGCAGCCTGAAACTGAAGAATATCGACGCGGCCGAGCGCTACCTGCTCGACGCCTTGCGTTACGAACCCGAGCTGCCGGCGATCCAGGCCGGCCTGGCGCGGGTCTATTTCGAGCGGCGCGACTACACCCGCGCCGGGTTTTTCATCAACCGCCTGACGGAGGCAGCGAAACTCGATGCGCTGTCTGCCGACGTGCTGTGGCTGGCCATCCGGGTCAAGCACATGCTGGGCGACCGGACTACCGAAGCGACTCTCGCGGCACAGCTGCGCAAGCGCTTCCCCGGCTCGCCCGAATACGCGGCGTTCGAGCGCGGTGCATTTAACGAGTGA
- a CDS encoding DUF2946 family protein, translating into MSRSLVHVFLSLLLLVSQQLSLGHAYSHWTDVQESLTEQRQSAYDPDGDGGKPSKPGLHEQCGQCAASAQVAFALPSTVRQFIPAELAYAVPSLAPTPGICLLAACPFQQRAPPRA; encoded by the coding sequence ATGTCTCGCAGCCTGGTCCATGTCTTCCTGTCGCTGCTGCTGCTCGTTTCGCAGCAGCTGTCGCTGGGCCACGCCTACTCGCACTGGACCGACGTCCAGGAATCGCTGACCGAGCAGCGCCAGAGCGCCTACGACCCCGACGGCGACGGCGGCAAGCCGTCCAAGCCGGGCCTGCACGAGCAGTGCGGCCAGTGCGCCGCCAGCGCCCAGGTCGCATTCGCGCTGCCGTCGACGGTACGCCAATTCATCCCCGCCGAGCTCGCGTACGCCGTCCCCAGCCTCGCGCCCACGCCCGGCATCTGCCTGCTGGCGGCCTGCCCCTTCCAGCAGCGCGCCCCACCCCGGGCCTGA
- the ispG gene encoding flavodoxin-dependent (E)-4-hydroxy-3-methylbut-2-enyl-diphosphate synthase, protein MTSTNMPIPSGPLARRASRPVLIQHGERKVWMGGDAPVVVQSMTNTDTADVIGTAIQVKELARAGSEIVRITVNTPEAAAAVPAIREQLDRMEVDVPLVGDFHYNGHLLLRDFPECAQALSKYRINPGNVGQGAKRDSQFAQMIETAIRYDKPVRIGVNWGSLDQSLLARIMDENAARAQPWSAQAVMYEALITSAIENAQRAEEIGLARERIVLSCKVSGVQDLIAVYRELGKRCDYALHLGLTEAGMGSKGIVASTAALSVLLQEGIGDTIRISLTPEPGGDRTREVVVGQEILQTMGLRKFTPMVIACPGCGRTTSTVFQELADNIQTFLREQMPEWKKTYPGVEGMNVAVMGCIVNGPGESKHANIGISLPGTGESPAAPVFVDGQKVATLRGERIVDEFKTIVLNYVQKNYGQTEAVS, encoded by the coding sequence ATGACTTCTACGAACATGCCGATTCCCTCGGGTCCCCTGGCGCGCCGCGCCAGCCGTCCGGTGCTGATCCAGCACGGCGAGCGCAAGGTATGGATGGGCGGCGACGCCCCCGTCGTCGTGCAGTCGATGACGAATACCGATACCGCCGACGTGATCGGCACCGCGATCCAGGTCAAGGAGCTGGCCCGCGCCGGTTCCGAGATCGTGCGCATCACCGTCAACACGCCGGAAGCGGCCGCCGCCGTGCCGGCCATCCGCGAACAGCTCGATAGGATGGAAGTCGACGTCCCGCTGGTCGGCGACTTTCACTATAACGGCCACCTGCTGCTGCGCGACTTCCCGGAATGCGCGCAGGCGCTGTCGAAGTACCGCATCAATCCGGGCAACGTGGGACAGGGCGCCAAGCGCGACAGCCAGTTCGCCCAGATGATCGAGACCGCGATCCGCTACGACAAGCCGGTGCGCATCGGCGTCAACTGGGGCAGCCTCGACCAGTCGCTGCTGGCCCGCATCATGGACGAGAACGCGGCGCGCGCCCAGCCCTGGAGCGCCCAGGCCGTGATGTACGAAGCCCTGATCACCTCGGCGATCGAGAACGCGCAGCGCGCCGAAGAGATCGGCCTGGCGCGCGAGCGGATCGTCCTGTCGTGCAAGGTCTCGGGCGTGCAGGACCTGATCGCGGTCTACCGCGAACTCGGCAAGCGCTGCGACTACGCGCTGCACCTGGGCCTGACCGAAGCGGGCATGGGCAGCAAGGGCATCGTCGCCTCGACTGCGGCGCTGTCGGTGCTGCTGCAGGAAGGCATCGGCGACACCATCCGCATCTCGCTGACCCCGGAGCCGGGCGGCGACCGTACCAGGGAAGTCGTGGTGGGCCAGGAAATCCTGCAGACCATGGGCCTGCGCAAGTTCACCCCGATGGTGATCGCCTGCCCGGGCTGCGGCCGCACGACCTCCACCGTGTTCCAGGAACTGGCCGACAACATCCAGACCTTCCTGCGCGAGCAGATGCCGGAATGGAAGAAGACCTATCCGGGCGTGGAAGGGATGAACGTGGCCGTGATGGGCTGCATCGTCAACGGTCCGGGGGAGTCGAAGCATGCGAACATCGGCATCTCGCTGCCCGGCACCGGCGAGTCGCCGGCGGCGCCGGTCTTTGTGGATGGCCAAAAGGTCGCTACACTGCGGGGCGAGCGGATCGTGGATGAGTTCAAGACGATCGTGCTGAATTACGTGCAAAAAAACTACGGTCAAACCGAAGCAGTCAGCTAA
- the rlmN gene encoding 23S rRNA (adenine(2503)-C(2))-methyltransferase RlmN gives MATLTNLLDFDPAQLVAYCAELGEKPFRAKQLQRWIHQFGVANFDDMTDLAKSLREKLKTRATVTAPAIISDHTSSDGTRKWLVDVGNGNAVETVFIPEETRGTLCISTQAGCAVNCRFCSTGKQGFNRNLSVAEIIGQLWMAEFELRKTKGIEGGPKGERQITNVVMMGMGEPLLNFEPTVTALKLMLDDNAYGLSRRRVTVSTSGVVPNMDKLSQECPVALAVSLHGSNDPLRDMLVPLNKKYPLRELMAACRRYLEFAPRDFITFEYCMLDGVNDTDEHARELIALVNDPAVGVSCKFNLIPFNPFPESGLVRSKNPRIKAFAQILMDAGLVTTIRKTRGDDIDAACGQLAGEVKDRTRVNERMSKMAEYQQKFGPDFGKIVEIPS, from the coding sequence ATGGCAACTCTCACCAATCTGCTGGACTTCGATCCCGCGCAGCTCGTCGCTTACTGCGCCGAACTGGGGGAGAAGCCATTCCGCGCCAAACAGCTGCAGCGCTGGATTCACCAGTTCGGCGTGGCGAATTTCGACGACATGACCGACCTCGCCAAGTCGCTGCGCGAAAAGCTCAAGACCCGCGCGACGGTAACGGCGCCGGCCATCATCAGCGACCACACGTCCAGCGACGGCACCCGCAAGTGGCTGGTCGACGTCGGCAACGGCAACGCGGTCGAGACCGTGTTCATCCCGGAAGAGACGCGCGGCACGCTGTGCATCAGCACCCAGGCCGGCTGCGCCGTCAACTGCCGCTTCTGCTCGACCGGCAAGCAGGGCTTCAACCGCAACCTCAGCGTGGCCGAGATCATCGGCCAGCTGTGGATGGCCGAGTTCGAGCTGCGCAAGACCAAGGGCATCGAAGGCGGTCCGAAGGGCGAGCGCCAGATCACCAACGTGGTGATGATGGGCATGGGCGAGCCGCTGCTGAACTTCGAGCCGACCGTCACCGCGCTCAAGCTGATGCTGGACGATAACGCCTACGGCCTGTCGCGCCGCCGCGTGACCGTCTCGACCTCGGGCGTGGTGCCGAACATGGACAAACTGAGCCAGGAGTGCCCGGTGGCGCTGGCGGTTTCGCTGCATGGCTCGAACGACCCGCTGCGCGACATGCTGGTCCCGCTGAACAAGAAATACCCGCTGCGCGAGCTGATGGCGGCCTGCAGGCGCTACCTGGAGTTCGCGCCGCGCGACTTCATCACCTTCGAATACTGCATGCTCGACGGCGTCAACGACACCGACGAGCACGCGCGCGAGCTGATCGCCCTGGTCAACGACCCGGCCGTGGGCGTCTCGTGCAAGTTCAACCTGATTCCGTTCAATCCCTTCCCGGAATCGGGCCTGGTGCGGTCGAAGAACCCGCGCATCAAGGCTTTCGCCCAGATCCTGATGGATGCCGGCCTGGTCACCACCATCCGCAAGACCCGCGGCGACGACATCGACGCCGCCTGCGGCCAGCTGGCCGGCGAGGTCAAGGACCGTACCCGCGTCAACGAGCGGATGAGCAAGATGGCCGAATACCAGCAGAAGTTCGGCCCGGACTTCGGCAAGATCGTGGAGATCCCTTCTTGA